From the genome of Roseofilum reptotaenium CS-1145:
GAGGATTGTGCGATTGAGGATTGCACCATTGAGGTTAGCACCCCTGAGGTTTGCGCCACTCAGATTTGTGCGATTGAGGATTGCACCATTGAGATTAGCACCACTGAGATTTGTACCCTTGAGGTTGGCATCACTCAAATTTGTGCCACTCAGGTTAGCACGACTGAGATTTACACAACTGAGATTTGTGCCACTCAGGTTAGCACGACTGAGATTAGCACCACTCAGACATGCTTCTATGAGTTCTACATCTACAAGGTTAACGCGACTGAAATTAGCACGACTGAGATTAGCACCACTCAGGTTTGTACAATTGAGATTGGCACGACTGAGATTGGCACCACTCAGGTTGGCACCCTTGAGTTCTGCCCCCCTCAAGTCTGTGTCCTTGAGGTCTGAGTCCTTAAGTCCTGCGTCACTGAGATTGACACAACTGAGGTCTGCCCCTATAAGGTTAGCGTGCTTGAAGTTAGCGCGCTTGAGGTTAGCACCACTGAGGTTGACACCACTAAGGTTGACACCTGCAAGAAAGGTACCAACTATATTGAGAAAACCTAATACGCCAACACAGGAACTATAACCAATGATTCTTAAAAGTTTAGTACTATCCTCTAATTTCCCGTCATTATTGAGTTGTCCGCAAGGATAAAACTTGATTTTATCTCTTAGTTCCGCTTTGTCTTGTCCATAACGGTGCAGCTCTAGGAGCAAGATCGTTACATTTAATCCTGTATAAACATCAATCTGCCGTAATCCTAAAGCTAGTTGACTATCTGCCATTCTCTCTTGCAGAGCCAGCATTTTTTTCAGGGGATAGTTTTTATTGGGAGAAGCATCAATATAGTCCCCTGCACACCAGGAATAATAAACTTCCTGCAACCGTTGAAACAACGCCAAATAATCAAATGTCTCAATTTCCATCAATAATCTCAGCACATACTCTACAATTTTTGGCGTTAATCTTCCTACACCAAAGAGATCGTAGACTTGCCATGCTACATCCTCATTACTGAGCTGATATTCTCCCTGCTTCTGTTGTTGTTTTAATTTCGTCCAATTCTGTATACTTGTTACTATTCGTTTCGGATCATAATCTTCAATGCTGACAAGATTATCTTCATTTTTTTTATCGACCATTTCTTCCCAGTTTTCCAATCTCTTGTATTGACTACTGTCCCTAACTAAAAAAATATCTCCATCATGGTTAAATGCAATGATCGTTTTCATGTCTAAAGAGTAGATGGTCATATCTAATCCCATACCTTCTTCAGGTAGAATCTCCTCTTTTATAAATCCAGTAACTTCATTTCGACTAGCTTTAAATAATTTATGTTTAAATTCGTGTACGGGATGCTCGTAAAAGACATAAAATTCATCCTGTAAATCAGATAAATCAGACAATTTTGAACAACAGAATTCAAGGCTGATTTCTGTCCATTTACAGGATAAGTTATCACTTTTTAGACTTGAAGAACTCTTTATTTTTTTTAAGTTATGTACCAATCTATTTCGTTGTTTGATTTCATAACCTGGAAACATTTTTGTTTGTATTCTAGACCTTTAATTAAATTTCTCAAAAGCGATCGCTGGCAAAGTAACTATGGAAGTGCCCAATGATATAGAATTAGTTTTAGCAATTGTCGATCTATGGTATGAACATAGAAATTGGGCAATGCAATTCCTAAAAGAGAACTTAAGTTTAGATCGACCTGAAGATATACTCTCCAAGCCATACAGAGGATATCATTCCATTGGAGGGACAGAATGGTTTTATAGAACGCATGGTCTGGGGGTTGATATACATAAACCTCACAATAAGGGAGGAATTGACTTTGATTTTTTCTGCCCCGATCCAAATGATTGGCAGTTACGTGATTTTTTAGTAAAACAGTACAATGATGGACAACTAGTTAAGCGTTTTTACAAACCCTTAATCCAAGATAATGATCGTTGGGAAAATGCTGTGGCCAAAGTTGTATAGCACTTCCCCTATATCAATCGGTAGTTGGGGTAGAGTCTAGTATTTCTCCCTCTCCCTCCGTAACTGTTGCGAGGATAGCGCGGCCGGTTTTCTCGCGCCACCAGGCTAACAGGGTACTGGCGATAAAGATACTGGAATAGGCTCCAGAAATAAAGCCTACAATCAACGCCAGAGCAAAGAATTTTAAGGTTTCGCCACCGAGGAAGAAGATGGCAACGAGGGGTAAAATGGTGGTAATGCTAGTATTGAGCGATCGCATCAACGTCTGATTCACCGCCTCATCAACCACATCATTAATATGCTTTTCGGGATAAAACTGGAGGGTCTCGCGCACCCGGTCATAAATGACCACCGTATCATTGACAGAAAATCCAATAATCGTCAGCAGCGAGACAATAAACAGGCTATCAATTTCCACTCCAGCGATCAAACCCAAGATCGAAAAGACTCCCATGGTGACGAAGACATCATGGAAGAGAGCGACAAAGGCAAAAAAGGCATAATCGAGCTGGAAACGGAAATTTAAGTAGAGGGTAATTCCCGCAAACGCTACTAAAAGTGCCAGTAAACCCGATGTAAACAACTGTCTCCCCAAGGTCGGGCCAACGGTATCAATTTGTGTTTGGGTCACATCAAATGTACCGATCGCCTCGGCTAAACTATTTTGCAGTTCTGTGCGCTCTTCCACATCCAAATCTTTGGTGCGGATACTCACTCCAGTGCCATCTTCACCGGTAATCTGGATGTTGGGATTAGCAATACCGAGGCGATCGGTAACT
Proteins encoded in this window:
- a CDS encoding pentapeptide repeat-containing protein, which produces MSDLSDLQDEFYVFYEHPVHEFKHKLFKASRNEVTGFIKEEILPEEGMGLDMTIYSLDMKTIIAFNHDGDIFLVRDSSQYKRLENWEEMVDKKNEDNLVSIEDYDPKRIVTSIQNWTKLKQQQKQGEYQLSNEDVAWQVYDLFGVGRLTPKIVEYVLRLLMEIETFDYLALFQRLQEVYYSWCAGDYIDASPNKNYPLKKMLALQERMADSQLALGLRQIDVYTGLNVTILLLELHRYGQDKAELRDKIKFYPCGQLNNDGKLEDSTKLLRIIGYSSCVGVLGFLNIVGTFLAGVNLSGVNLSGANLKRANFKHANLIGADLSCVNLSDAGLKDSDLKDTDLRGAELKGANLSGANLSRANLNCTNLSGANLSRANFSRVNLVDVELIEACLSGANLSRANLSGTNLSCVNLSRANLSGTNLSDANLKGTNLSGANLNGAILNRTNLSGANLRGANLNGAILNRTILNDEIWGDICWDERTQWEGLRGLKTAINIPDQLKQELALAN
- the secF gene encoding protein translocase subunit SecF, which translates into the protein MISIIKQRNLWWSISAGVILVGFLAMAISWGSPGIGAPLRPGLDFVGGTRLQLDLDCTEVGNCDQPIEIVKVREVTDRLGIANPNIQITGEDGTGVSIRTKDLDVEERTELQNSLAEAIGTFDVTQTQIDTVGPTLGRQLFTSGLLALLVAFAGITLYLNFRFQLDYAFFAFVALFHDVFVTMGVFSILGLIAGVEIDSLFIVSLLTIIGFSVNDTVVIYDRVRETLQFYPEKHINDVVDEAVNQTLMRSLNTSITTILPLVAIFFLGGETLKFFALALIVGFISGAYSSIFIASTLLAWWREKTGRAILATVTEGEGEILDSTPTTD
- a CDS encoding DUF6896 domain-containing protein, with product MEVPNDIELVLAIVDLWYEHRNWAMQFLKENLSLDRPEDILSKPYRGYHSIGGTEWFYRTHGLGVDIHKPHNKGGIDFDFFCPDPNDWQLRDFLVKQYNDGQLVKRFYKPLIQDNDRWENAVAKVV